From Bradyrhizobium sp. NDS-1, the proteins below share one genomic window:
- a CDS encoding DUF1330 domain-containing protein has protein sequence MLNIEGLEQIDPQSPVVMLNLMRFHARSRDGDGSGWDAYLRYSAITVPMIKARGGTLLWTGEAKAIALGPHAGNDWDFVALVYYPTVAAFLDMMTSEAYEREADPHRLNGCAQHVIIATSEAYSKFRTK, from the coding sequence ATGTTGAACATCGAGGGGCTGGAGCAGATCGATCCACAGTCGCCGGTGGTGATGTTGAACCTGATGCGTTTCCACGCGCGCTCGCGTGACGGCGACGGATCCGGCTGGGACGCATACTTGCGCTACAGCGCGATCACCGTCCCGATGATCAAGGCGCGCGGCGGCACCTTGCTCTGGACCGGCGAGGCGAAGGCCATCGCGCTCGGACCGCACGCCGGCAACGACTGGGACTTTGTGGCGCTGGTCTATTATCCGACCGTCGCGGCCTTCCTCGACATGATGACCTCCGAAGCCTACGAGCGCGAAGCCGACCCGCACCGCCTCAATGGCTGCGCCCAGCACGTGATCATTGCGACCAGCGAGGCGTACAGCAAGTTCAGGACGAAGTAG
- a CDS encoding DMT family transporter: protein MSATGQTTSAETSGHSWIANQPYLLLSITALCWAGNAIVGRLAAGHIPPVTLSFLRWFFAFLLVLPFAWKHLAQDWPAIRGKLGLMVTLSVAGIGAFNTLQYWALEHTQALNTLLLQSSAPLIVALWSLAILGIRLTAAQAFGVLLSMCGVLTILLHGDFTTLSSIEFNKGDLIFIGALVIFGLYSVLSLKRPPMHGLSFLAFTFGVGAACLIPLEIWELYARPVMKLDGPNLLTLFYVAVFPSTLAYLCFNRGVRLIGANRAAPFFHVVPVFGSIMAMFFLGELPQAFHFIGFALVLSGVFVASRTQAS from the coding sequence ATGTCCGCCACCGGTCAAACTACCAGCGCGGAAACATCCGGTCATAGCTGGATCGCCAACCAGCCTTATCTGCTGCTCAGCATCACCGCGCTGTGCTGGGCCGGCAACGCCATCGTCGGGCGCCTCGCCGCCGGCCACATCCCGCCGGTCACGCTGTCGTTCCTGCGCTGGTTCTTCGCCTTCCTGCTGGTGCTGCCGTTCGCCTGGAAGCATCTCGCGCAGGACTGGCCCGCGATCCGCGGCAAGCTCGGCCTGATGGTCACGCTGTCTGTCGCCGGCATCGGCGCCTTCAACACGCTGCAATATTGGGCGCTGGAACATACCCAGGCCCTCAACACGCTGCTGCTGCAGTCATCCGCGCCGCTGATCGTGGCGCTGTGGTCGCTGGCCATCCTCGGCATCAGGCTCACCGCGGCGCAGGCGTTCGGCGTGCTGCTGTCGATGTGCGGCGTGCTCACGATCCTGCTGCACGGCGATTTCACCACGCTTTCGAGCATCGAGTTCAACAAGGGCGATCTCATCTTCATCGGCGCGCTAGTGATCTTCGGGCTGTATTCGGTGCTGAGCCTGAAGCGTCCGCCGATGCACGGCCTGTCGTTCCTCGCCTTCACCTTCGGGGTCGGCGCCGCCTGCCTCATTCCGCTGGAGATCTGGGAATTGTACGCGCGCCCGGTCATGAAGCTCGACGGGCCGAATCTCTTGACGCTGTTCTACGTCGCGGTGTTTCCCTCGACGCTCGCCTATCTCTGCTTCAATCGCGGCGTGCGCCTGATCGGCGCCAACCGCGCCGCGCCGTTCTTCCACGTCGTGCCGGTGTTCGGCTCGATCATGGCGATGTTTTTTCTGGGCGAACTCCCCCAGGCGTTCCACTTCATCGGTTTTGCATTGGTGCTGTCGGGCGTGTTCGTGGCGTCGCGGACGCAGGCGAGTTGA
- a CDS encoding DMT family transporter: MTIASPAPKASNPANWLNNQPYLLLSLTSLFWAGNIVLARHVGAHVPPLTVTTIRWFGVFLILLPFAWPHLKSDWPALRRSLPLMLFLSLVGFAFNNAISYWAMQYTEALNALLIQSAGPLFVALWSLVLFGVRLTGAQLAGIAISLLGVLVIILRGDFAALASISFNRGDLMFASSLVAFGLYSVFIPRRPKIHQLSFLAFTTCCGATMLLPTAIWEAASGRVLHFDGITLATMGYILIFPSTLAYLFFNRGVALIGPNRAAPFFHLVPVFGSAMAILLLGEALRPFHLIGYALVLAGVVIASRQGSA, encoded by the coding sequence ATGACGATCGCTTCGCCCGCGCCAAAGGCCTCCAATCCGGCCAATTGGCTCAACAACCAGCCTTACTTGCTGCTGAGCCTGACCTCGCTGTTCTGGGCCGGCAATATCGTGCTCGCGCGCCATGTCGGCGCACATGTGCCGCCGCTGACGGTGACTACGATTCGCTGGTTCGGCGTGTTCCTGATCCTGTTGCCGTTCGCCTGGCCGCACCTGAAGAGCGACTGGCCTGCCTTGCGCAGGAGCCTGCCTCTGATGCTGTTCCTGTCGCTGGTGGGCTTTGCCTTCAACAACGCGATCTCGTACTGGGCGATGCAGTACACGGAGGCGTTGAACGCGCTGCTGATCCAGTCGGCAGGCCCCCTGTTCGTGGCGCTGTGGTCGCTGGTGCTGTTCGGCGTGCGGCTGACGGGTGCGCAGCTCGCCGGCATCGCAATCTCGCTGCTCGGCGTGCTCGTCATCATCCTGCGCGGCGATTTCGCCGCGCTCGCGAGCATCAGCTTCAACCGGGGCGACCTCATGTTCGCCTCCTCGCTGGTGGCGTTCGGACTCTACTCGGTGTTCATCCCGCGGCGGCCGAAGATCCACCAGCTCTCCTTTCTGGCCTTCACCACCTGCTGCGGCGCGACGATGCTGCTGCCCACAGCGATATGGGAGGCGGCCAGCGGCCGCGTGCTGCATTTCGACGGGATCACGCTGGCGACGATGGGCTACATCCTGATCTTCCCTTCGACGCTGGCCTATCTCTTCTTCAACCGCGGTGTGGCGCTGATCGGGCCGAACCGGGCGGCGCCGTTCTTCCATCTGGTGCCGGTGTTCGGCTCCGCGATGGCGATCCTGCTGCTCGGCGAAGCGCTGCGGCCGTTCCACCTGATCGGCTACGCGCTGGTGCTCGCCGGCGTCGTGATCGCCTCGCGCCAGGGTTCGGCGTGA
- a CDS encoding Bug family tripartite tricarboxylate transporter substrate binding protein — protein sequence MISALIRNLRAVATAALCLAAASAAQADNYPSRNITLVLPFAAGSGTDTTTRLISQQLSQALGVGIVIENKAGANGMLAATYVAKAAPDGYTLLVTTNTTHSANPYLLKSLTYDPVKDFTPIARTGDLPFMLVVNPEVPAKTVGELVAYGKANPGKLSYASGSSSAIVSGATFAHNAGLDLLHVPYKSSPPALNDVMGGRVSMMFVDILTGLPHVNGNALRALAVTTKDRSPLVPHLPSMQEAGVPDFDISSWQGYFGPAGMPKEIVVRLNAEIRKIVENPEIKAKLATLGMDAFSGTPEQLGTFVNEQLVLWEKLITNAKIEKQ from the coding sequence ATGATTTCAGCGTTGATTCGAAACCTGCGCGCCGTGGCCACGGCCGCGCTCTGTCTCGCCGCCGCATCCGCGGCTCAGGCCGACAATTATCCCAGCCGCAACATCACGCTGGTGCTGCCGTTCGCGGCCGGCAGCGGCACCGACACCACGACGCGGCTGATTTCGCAGCAACTGTCGCAGGCGCTCGGCGTCGGTATCGTGATCGAGAACAAGGCCGGCGCCAACGGCATGCTGGCCGCGACCTATGTCGCAAAGGCCGCCCCCGACGGCTACACGCTGCTGGTGACCACCAACACCACGCATTCGGCCAATCCCTATTTGCTCAAGAGCCTCACTTACGATCCGGTCAAGGATTTTACCCCGATCGCGCGCACCGGCGATCTGCCCTTCATGCTGGTGGTCAATCCGGAAGTGCCGGCCAAGACCGTCGGCGAGCTCGTCGCCTATGGCAAGGCCAATCCGGGCAAGCTGAGCTACGCCTCGGGATCGTCCTCGGCGATCGTGTCGGGCGCAACCTTTGCGCATAATGCCGGGCTCGACCTGCTGCACGTGCCCTACAAGAGCTCGCCGCCGGCGCTCAACGACGTCATGGGCGGCCGCGTGTCGATGATGTTCGTGGACATCCTGACAGGCCTGCCGCACGTCAACGGGAATGCGCTGCGCGCGCTCGCGGTCACCACCAAGGACCGCTCGCCACTGGTGCCGCATCTGCCCTCGATGCAGGAGGCCGGCGTGCCTGATTTCGACATCTCGTCCTGGCAAGGCTATTTCGGTCCCGCCGGCATGCCCAAGGAGATCGTGGTGCGCCTCAACGCCGAGATCAGGAAGATCGTCGAGAATCCCGAGATCAAGGCCAAGCTCGCCACGCTCGGCATGGACGCGTTCTCAGGGACGCCGGAGCAGCTCGGCACGTTCGTCAACGAGCAGCTCGTGCTGTGGGAGAAGCTGATCACCAACGCGAAGATCGAGAAGCAGTAG
- a CDS encoding DUF3309 family protein: MSLGTILIILVIIYLLGGLSGRLGGYGYGLGHSGMGIGGVVLVVLVLLLLLGKL; this comes from the coding sequence ATGTCACTCGGGACCATCCTGATCATCCTGGTGATCATCTATCTTCTCGGGGGCCTGTCCGGCCGCCTGGGGGGTTACGGCTATGGCCTGGGCCATTCCGGCATGGGGATCGGCGGCGTCGTGCTCGTGGTGCTGGTCCTGCTGTTGCTTCTTGGCAAACTGTAA
- a CDS encoding cysteine rich repeat-containing protein: MARKFLLATVTLAALTGLSNPPALAQGHMGTPQEQQACSRDAQRFCRKDLGNDGAVQSCLQANRAKLSKSCSKVFQSHGM, encoded by the coding sequence ATGGCCCGCAAATTTCTTCTGGCGACAGTCACGCTGGCGGCCCTGACCGGCCTGTCGAACCCGCCCGCCCTTGCGCAAGGCCATATGGGAACGCCGCAGGAACAGCAGGCCTGCTCGCGAGACGCGCAGCGCTTCTGTCGCAAGGACCTCGGCAATGACGGCGCCGTGCAGAGCTGCCTGCAAGCCAACCGGGCCAAGCTGTCGAAGTCGTGCAGCAAGGTCTTTCAGAGCCACGGCATGTGA
- a CDS encoding DUF5413 family protein: MKRYLVFALVGPFVGGFLLLLTTTYQSGYWTQTSLGEVGKLFAVFFKTLQYSYLFGFLPALMIGAVDDILVHIRRIGPGLRMLLVGLFAFVLASLTYSSRGPDSGAVQFILYGLVGFVPAVISSWLVHRYVKEPQAVAAPT, translated from the coding sequence ATGAAACGCTATCTGGTGTTTGCGCTGGTCGGCCCGTTCGTCGGCGGGTTCCTGCTGCTGCTGACGACGACCTATCAGTCCGGCTATTGGACCCAGACCAGTCTCGGCGAGGTCGGCAAGCTGTTCGCAGTGTTCTTCAAGACCCTGCAATACAGCTATCTCTTCGGCTTCCTGCCCGCGCTGATGATCGGCGCGGTCGACGACATCCTGGTCCATATCAGGCGCATCGGCCCTGGCTTGCGGATGCTGCTGGTCGGCCTGTTCGCCTTCGTGCTGGCTTCGCTCACCTACAGTTCGCGCGGGCCGGACTCGGGCGCGGTGCAGTTCATCCTGTACGGCCTCGTCGGGTTCGTGCCGGCGGTGATTTCGTCCTGGCTCGTGCACAGATACGTCAAGGAGCCGCAAGCAGTGGCGGCGCCGACCTGA
- a CDS encoding DUF4112 domain-containing protein, which produces MTMSDDDIIAPRRSRSGSGSRAASGKAARAPIIDQEGHEVRPEALEPGSREFRFDLGKDNPFAGNPFGNLTREQRIARLEAIAKLLDVAFIVPGTNIRYGIDGLIGLIPVVGDIITTAISLWLVREARALGAPWYITARMLGNVALDGVVGIVPFAGDAFDVMFRANMRNVRLLQRWLDKQPRM; this is translated from the coding sequence ATGACCATGTCCGACGACGATATCATTGCTCCGCGCCGATCCCGTTCGGGCAGCGGCTCGCGTGCAGCCTCAGGCAAGGCGGCGCGCGCGCCGATCATCGATCAGGAGGGCCATGAGGTCCGCCCCGAGGCGCTGGAGCCGGGATCTCGCGAGTTCCGCTTCGATCTCGGCAAGGACAATCCGTTTGCTGGCAATCCGTTCGGCAATTTGACGCGCGAGCAGCGGATCGCGCGGCTCGAGGCGATCGCAAAGCTGCTCGACGTTGCCTTCATCGTGCCCGGCACCAACATCCGCTACGGCATCGACGGGCTGATCGGCCTGATCCCTGTCGTCGGCGACATCATCACGACGGCGATCTCGCTGTGGCTGGTGCGCGAGGCCCGCGCGCTGGGCGCACCCTGGTACATTACCGCGCGCATGCTGGGCAATGTCGCGCTCGACGGCGTGGTCGGCATCGTCCCGTTCGCGGGCGACGCTTTCGACGTCATGTTCCGCGCCAACATGCGCAACGTCCGTCTGCTGCAGCGCTGGCTCGACAAGCAGCCGCGGATGTAG
- a CDS encoding tetratricopeptide repeat protein codes for MLRVVSLILVLLAAGVSSAAADPQADELATCRDRQADVQARANACENLLKADKLTGKDKAIALSARGSSLINRRDYDHAIETLSIALDLDPDYVIALNLRGLAYERKGQDDLAMADYNLALQKRPTYGVPYNNRGVIHARRGAQQSALDDFSLSIKYTPKFLLAWTNRARTRTLMKDFDGALADFAEAEKIDPAAPQIAGNRCITYGMMGKFDQAFADCNRLIEKQPKNVFAVNNRADVSMMKGDLDAALKDYNTAIQINPNNVRAHSGRGQIYEMRRDFAQARADYRAAAYSLTKFDEPDVARARAKAQERLAALMPQTPGGASTGRRVALVIGNGAYKNVHALPNPPRDAKLIAGVLRDLGFQSVMDAKDLTRDTFFRTLKAFAEEAEKADWAVVYYAGHGFEIGGVNYLVPVDARLTADKDAEAEAVALEQVIAAVGAARKVRLVVLDACRDNPFAPAMQRTLSLKLVDRGFSNIEPGAGFMVVYAAKHGETAMDGDGAANSPFATALAREIKQPRVEIRKLFDIIRDDVWAATRHAQQPFTYGSPPGREDFYFVAGK; via the coding sequence ATGCTGCGCGTGGTTTCCCTGATCCTCGTCCTCCTGGCCGCCGGCGTGTCGAGCGCCGCGGCCGACCCGCAAGCCGACGAGCTCGCCACCTGCCGCGACCGCCAGGCCGACGTGCAGGCCCGCGCCAATGCCTGCGAAAATCTGCTGAAGGCCGACAAGCTCACTGGCAAGGACAAGGCCATTGCGCTCTCCGCGCGCGGCAGCTCGCTGATCAACAGGCGCGACTACGACCATGCGATCGAGACCCTGTCCATCGCGCTCGATCTCGATCCGGACTACGTCATTGCCCTCAACCTGCGCGGCCTCGCCTATGAGCGCAAGGGCCAGGACGACCTCGCCATGGCGGACTACAATCTCGCCCTCCAGAAGCGCCCGACCTATGGTGTCCCCTACAACAATCGGGGCGTCATCCACGCGCGCAGAGGCGCGCAGCAAAGTGCGCTCGATGATTTCAGCCTGTCGATCAAATACACGCCGAAATTCCTGCTCGCCTGGACCAATCGTGCCCGCACGCGCACGCTGATGAAGGATTTCGACGGTGCGCTCGCCGATTTCGCGGAGGCTGAGAAGATCGACCCGGCCGCGCCGCAGATCGCCGGCAACCGCTGCATCACCTACGGCATGATGGGCAAGTTCGATCAGGCCTTTGCCGACTGCAACCGCCTGATCGAGAAACAGCCGAAGAACGTATTCGCGGTCAACAATCGCGCCGACGTCAGCATGATGAAGGGCGACCTCGACGCCGCCCTGAAGGACTACAACACGGCCATCCAGATCAATCCGAACAACGTCCGCGCCCATTCCGGCCGCGGCCAGATCTATGAGATGAGGCGCGATTTCGCCCAGGCGCGCGCCGACTATCGGGCGGCGGCCTATTCGCTGACGAAGTTCGACGAGCCCGATGTCGCGCGCGCCCGCGCCAAGGCGCAGGAGCGGCTCGCCGCGCTGATGCCGCAGACGCCGGGAGGCGCGTCCACCGGCCGCCGCGTTGCGCTGGTGATCGGCAACGGCGCCTACAAGAACGTCCATGCGCTGCCGAATCCGCCGCGCGATGCGAAGCTGATCGCAGGCGTGCTGCGCGATCTCGGCTTCCAGAGCGTGATGGATGCCAAAGACCTCACCCGCGACACGTTCTTCCGGACGCTGAAAGCCTTCGCCGAGGAAGCGGAAAAGGCCGATTGGGCGGTGGTCTACTATGCCGGCCACGGTTTCGAGATCGGCGGGGTGAACTACCTCGTTCCGGTCGACGCCAGGCTCACCGCCGACAAGGACGCCGAGGCCGAGGCCGTCGCGCTGGAGCAGGTGATCGCCGCCGTCGGGGCCGCGCGAAAGGTGCGTCTCGTGGTGCTGGATGCCTGCCGCGACAATCCGTTCGCGCCGGCCATGCAACGCACGCTGTCGCTGAAACTGGTCGACAGGGGCTTTTCCAACATCGAGCCCGGCGCCGGCTTCATGGTGGTCTACGCCGCCAAGCATGGCGAGACCGCGATGGACGGCGATGGTGCCGCCAACAGCCCGTTCGCCACGGCGCTCGCCCGCGAGATCAAGCAGCCGCGCGTCGAAATCCGGAAACTGTTCGACATCATCCGCGACGACGTCTGGGCCGCGACCAGGCACGCCCAGCAGCCGTTCACTTACGGCTCGCCGCCGGGCCGGGAGGACTTTTATTTTGTCGCGGGGAAGTGA
- a CDS encoding adenylosuccinate synthase, giving the protein MANVVVVGAQWGDEGKGKIVDWLSEQADIVVRFQGGHNAGHTLVINGKTYKLALLPSGVLREGKLSVIGNGVVFDPAAFLDEVTKLRSQGVDISPDNLRVAENVTLILPLHRELDAHRESASAATAIGTTRRGIGPAYEDKVGRRAIRLMDLADLDTLPHKIDRLLAHHNALRRGLNLPEFDGKDILKELTALAPQLLPYAETVWRLLDIKRREGKRMLFEGAQGALLDVDHGTYPYVTSSNTVAAQAATGAGLGPAAVGYVLGLCKAYTTRVGQGPFPTEQDNETGRKIGERGREFGTNTGRPRRCGWFDAVLVRQAVRTCGINGLALTKLDILDGFDTIEVCTGYKLDGKEIDHFPAGEGAQARVEPIYETIEGWKEPTASARSWADLPAQAIKYVRRIEELVGCPVALLSTSPEREDTILVQNPFEA; this is encoded by the coding sequence ATGGCCAATGTTGTCGTCGTCGGCGCCCAATGGGGCGACGAAGGGAAGGGCAAGATCGTCGACTGGTTGTCGGAGCAGGCGGACATCGTCGTCCGCTTCCAGGGCGGCCATAACGCCGGCCACACGCTCGTCATCAACGGCAAGACCTACAAGCTCGCGCTGCTGCCGTCCGGCGTGCTCCGCGAGGGCAAGCTATCGGTGATCGGCAATGGCGTGGTGTTCGATCCTGCCGCCTTCCTCGACGAGGTCACCAAGTTGCGCTCGCAGGGCGTCGATATCAGCCCCGACAACCTGCGCGTTGCGGAAAACGTCACATTGATCCTGCCGCTGCACCGCGAGCTCGATGCGCACCGCGAATCCGCCAGCGCGGCGACCGCAATCGGCACCACGCGCCGCGGCATCGGCCCGGCCTATGAAGACAAGGTCGGCCGCCGCGCCATCCGCCTGATGGATCTCGCCGACCTCGACACGCTCCCGCACAAGATCGACCGGTTGCTGGCGCATCACAACGCGCTGCGCCGTGGCCTCAACCTGCCGGAGTTCGATGGCAAGGATATCCTGAAGGAACTGACCGCGCTGGCGCCGCAGCTTCTGCCCTACGCCGAGACGGTGTGGCGGCTGCTCGACATCAAGCGTCGCGAAGGCAAGCGCATGCTGTTCGAGGGCGCGCAGGGCGCGCTGCTCGACGTCGACCACGGAACCTATCCTTACGTCACCTCGTCCAACACGGTGGCGGCGCAGGCCGCGACCGGCGCCGGCCTCGGGCCGGCTGCGGTCGGCTACGTGCTCGGCCTGTGCAAGGCCTACACGACCCGCGTCGGCCAAGGCCCGTTCCCGACCGAGCAGGACAACGAGACCGGCCGCAAGATCGGCGAGCGCGGCCGCGAGTTCGGCACCAATACCGGCCGCCCGCGCCGCTGCGGCTGGTTCGATGCCGTGCTGGTCCGCCAGGCGGTCCGCACCTGCGGCATCAACGGCCTGGCGCTGACCAAGCTCGACATCCTCGACGGCTTCGACACGATCGAGGTCTGCACCGGCTACAAGCTCGACGGCAAGGAGATCGACCATTTCCCGGCCGGCGAGGGCGCCCAGGCCCGGGTCGAGCCGATCTACGAGACCATCGAGGGCTGGAAGGAGCCGACCGCGAGCGCGCGATCCTGGGCCGACCTGCCGGCCCAGGCCATCAAATATGTCCGGCGGATCGAGGAATTGGTGGGGTGCCCGGTCGCACTGCTTTCCACCAGCCCCGAACGCGAGGATACTATCCTGGTGCAAAACCCGTTTGAGGCTTAA
- the msrA gene encoding peptide-methionine (S)-S-oxide reductase MsrA has protein sequence MRRPALASLLAATTALSLTFALAFATPSRAAEDAVVIPAPAVDAAQASGIQTAVVAGGCFWGVQGVFQHTAGVVNAVSGYAGGTKATADYKAVSSGRTGHAEVVEIKYDPKKISYGKILQIYFSVVHDPTQLNRQGPDVGPQYRSAIFATSDEQKKVAEAYIAQLNGAKVFSKPIVTKVGPLEAFYPAEAYHQDYLTLHPNQPYIAYNDLPKVENLKKLFADNYIEKPTLVSASKATN, from the coding sequence ATGCGCCGACCTGCCCTCGCCTCCCTGCTGGCCGCAACCACCGCCCTCTCGCTCACCTTTGCGCTGGCCTTTGCCACGCCGTCCCGGGCCGCCGAGGATGCGGTCGTGATCCCCGCCCCAGCCGTGGATGCGGCACAAGCGAGCGGGATCCAGACCGCGGTGGTCGCCGGCGGCTGCTTCTGGGGCGTGCAGGGCGTCTTCCAGCACACCGCAGGCGTCGTCAACGCGGTCTCCGGCTATGCCGGCGGCACCAAGGCGACCGCCGACTACAAGGCGGTCTCGAGCGGCCGGACCGGCCACGCCGAGGTCGTCGAGATCAAGTACGATCCGAAGAAGATTTCCTACGGCAAGATCCTCCAGATCTACTTCTCGGTGGTGCACGACCCGACCCAGCTCAACCGGCAGGGCCCCGACGTCGGCCCGCAATATCGCTCGGCGATCTTCGCCACCTCCGACGAGCAGAAGAAGGTGGCGGAGGCCTATATCGCCCAGCTCAATGGCGCCAAGGTCTTCAGCAAGCCGATCGTGACCAAGGTCGGCCCGCTGGAGGCGTTCTACCCGGCGGAGGCCTACCACCAGGACTATCTGACGCTGCACCCGAACCAGCCTTACATCGCCTATAACGACCTGCCGAAGGTCGAGAACCTGAAAAAGCTGTTCGCGGATAACTACATTGAAAAGCCGACGCTGGTCAGTGCCAGCAAGGCCACCAACTGA
- the msrB gene encoding peptide-methionine (R)-S-oxide reductase MsrB, which produces MPETKTKTTDDKVIKSEEQWRQELTPMQYAVLREKATERPFSGEYEHDHRAGTYVCAGCGNQLFSSDAKFDSGCGWPSFTAPAVESHIDEERDVSHGMIRTEVLCSKCSGHLGHVFPDGPGPTGLRYCINSAALKLEPK; this is translated from the coding sequence ATGCCCGAAACCAAGACGAAAACCACAGACGACAAGGTCATCAAGAGCGAAGAGCAGTGGCGGCAAGAACTGACGCCGATGCAGTACGCGGTGCTGCGCGAGAAGGCGACCGAGCGGCCGTTCTCCGGCGAGTATGAGCACGACCACCGCGCCGGCACCTATGTCTGCGCCGGCTGCGGCAATCAGCTGTTCTCTTCCGACGCCAAGTTCGATTCCGGCTGCGGCTGGCCGAGCTTCACCGCGCCTGCCGTCGAGAGCCATATCGACGAGGAAAGGGACGTCAGCCACGGCATGATCCGCACCGAAGTGCTCTGCTCCAAATGCAGCGGTCATCTCGGCCACGTCTTCCCCGACGGCCCCGGGCCGACCGGCCTGCGCTACTGCATCAACTCGGCGGCGCTGAAGCTGGAGCCTAAATAA
- a CDS encoding methyl-accepting chemotaxis protein translates to MKLSNLKIAPKLGILVGVALLGLCVAGLLAAHLMRRELVDARLEQTRAMVEMSRNMALGLQKQVDAGQLTKDAAIAEFVRRGSSMTYDKGSGYIFAYTMEGVAVLTPDPKQHGTNRLDIETNGRKLARELRDGVAAKGDVTLRYEYNRPGEKEVTRKLSYAVAIPGWNMFVGTGAYLDDLDAKLAPVAWLLGLSLMGIMLVAGAVAWLIGRSISRPLSLLGTRMKELADGRLEGDIPGVGRGDEIGAMAATVQIFKTNAEKIRELEQTEAAAQQRAAAERRNAMEELANDFERSVNGIVRSVSSAAAGMQTTAQSMTATASDASSRAATVGAASQKASGNVGTVAAAAEELSSSVAEISRQVTRSTEVASRAVSDAERTNATVQVLSTGAEKIGEVVKLIHSIAAQTNLLALNATIEAARAGESGRGFAVVASEVKALANQTAKATEEISAQVAAMQTSTSDAVTAISGITQTIAEMSEITAGISASIEQQGEATREIARNIQSVATGSSEINANIGSVTSAAEATGSAATDVLTNARELDSQSGALRNAVDGFLAKVRAA, encoded by the coding sequence GTGAAGTTGAGCAATCTGAAGATCGCCCCCAAGCTGGGCATCCTTGTCGGCGTGGCCCTGCTCGGACTCTGCGTCGCTGGCCTGTTGGCAGCGCACTTGATGCGGCGGGAATTGGTCGACGCCCGCTTGGAGCAGACCAGAGCCATGGTCGAAATGTCGCGGAACATGGCGCTCGGTCTGCAAAAGCAGGTCGATGCTGGTCAGCTCACCAAGGACGCGGCGATCGCGGAGTTCGTCCGTCGCGGCAGCTCGATGACCTATGATAAAGGCTCGGGCTACATATTCGCCTATACGATGGAAGGGGTCGCCGTGCTGACGCCCGACCCGAAGCAGCACGGCACCAACCGCCTCGACATCGAAACCAACGGCCGCAAGCTCGCGCGCGAGCTGCGCGACGGTGTCGCTGCCAAAGGCGACGTCACGCTGCGGTACGAATATAATCGCCCCGGCGAGAAGGAAGTTACCCGCAAGCTGTCCTATGCCGTGGCGATTCCCGGCTGGAACATGTTCGTCGGCACAGGGGCATATCTCGATGACCTCGATGCCAAGCTGGCGCCGGTGGCCTGGCTGCTCGGTCTCTCCCTGATGGGCATCATGCTCGTGGCCGGCGCCGTCGCCTGGCTGATCGGCCGCAGTATCAGCCGGCCGCTGAGCCTGCTCGGGACCCGCATGAAGGAGCTCGCCGACGGCAGACTGGAGGGGGATATCCCGGGCGTCGGCCGCGGCGACGAGATCGGCGCGATGGCCGCGACGGTCCAGATCTTCAAGACCAATGCGGAGAAGATTCGCGAGCTCGAGCAGACCGAGGCGGCTGCACAGCAGCGGGCCGCGGCGGAACGCCGCAATGCGATGGAGGAGCTGGCCAACGACTTCGAACGCAGCGTCAACGGCATCGTCCGCTCGGTCTCCTCGGCCGCGGCCGGCATGCAGACGACGGCGCAGTCGATGACCGCGACCGCCAGTGATGCCTCGTCGCGTGCGGCGACGGTCGGCGCTGCCTCGCAAAAGGCCTCCGGCAATGTCGGCACGGTCGCCGCGGCCGCCGAAGAGCTGTCGAGCTCGGTTGCGGAAATCTCCCGCCAGGTGACGCGCTCGACGGAAGTCGCGAGCCGCGCCGTCAGCGACGCCGAACGCACCAATGCCACGGTGCAGGTGCTCTCGACCGGCGCCGAGAAGATCGGCGAGGTCGTCAAGCTGATCCACTCGATCGCGGCGCAGACCAATCTGCTCGCGCTCAATGCCACCATCGAAGCGGCCCGCGCCGGTGAGTCCGGGCGTGGCTTCGCCGTCGTCGCCTCCGAGGTCAAGGCGCTCGCCAACCAGACCGCCAAGGCGACCGAGGAGATCTCCGCGCAGGTCGCGGCGATGCAGACCTCGACCAGCGATGCGGTCACGGCCATCTCCGGCATCACCCAGACCATCGCCGAGATGAGCGAGATCACCGCGGGCATTTCCGCATCGATCGAGCAGCAGGGGGAGGCGACCCGCGAGATCGCCCGCAACATTCAGTCGGTCGCAACCGGCTCGAGCGAGATCAACGCCAATATCGGCAGCGTCACCTCGGCAGCGGAAGCGACCGGCAGCGCGGCCACCGACGTGCTCACCAATGCCCGCGAGCTGGACAGCCAGTCCGGCGCCTTGCGCAACGCGGTGGACGGCTTCCTCGCCAAGGTGCGTGCGGCGTAA